A region from the Muribaculum gordoncarteri genome encodes:
- a CDS encoding vWA domain-containing protein — MFSFANPHLLYLLFLLPVVAGLYIIARIARRRKLMRYGRIATLTPLMPDASRYKPGIKLVLQLIAIAALVIVLARPRAGAKEEVSEVQGIEVMICLDVSNSMLASSTDDPRGVSRLQRAKLVLEKLIDKLDNDKVGLIVFAGDAYTQLPITSDFVSAKMFLNSISTEMVPTQGTAIGAAIQMAMNSFTPDEDMQRAIIVITDGENFEDDPLAATQEAAKRGIQVDVIGLGSTKGALIPIGRNGQYLKDDSGNPVTTRLDETMARKIAEEGDGIYVSGAASTVVNDVDEQLKTLATSSLEKINYTASAEQFPVFAWIALAFLILDIFMLDRKVGWLKKINFFSK; from the coding sequence ATGTTCAGTTTCGCTAATCCACACCTTCTATATCTACTGTTCCTGCTTCCCGTTGTAGCAGGGCTATACATCATTGCGAGGATTGCACGGCGACGCAAGCTCATGCGTTACGGCCGCATTGCAACCCTGACGCCGCTCATGCCCGACGCTTCACGCTACAAGCCCGGGATTAAGCTGGTTCTTCAGCTTATAGCAATAGCCGCACTTGTTATCGTGCTGGCGCGTCCACGTGCCGGTGCCAAGGAGGAGGTGAGCGAAGTACAAGGCATAGAGGTGATGATATGCCTCGATGTATCCAACTCGATGCTCGCTTCGTCGACCGACGATCCGCGCGGTGTGTCGCGACTTCAGCGTGCCAAGCTCGTGCTTGAAAAGCTCATCGACAAGCTCGACAACGACAAGGTGGGCCTGATCGTGTTTGCAGGCGACGCCTACACCCAGCTGCCCATAACGAGCGACTTCGTTTCGGCCAAGATGTTCCTCAACAGCATCTCCACCGAAATGGTCCCCACCCAGGGAACGGCCATAGGCGCTGCCATACAGATGGCTATGAACTCGTTTACCCCCGATGAGGATATGCAGCGTGCCATAATCGTGATAACCGACGGCGAGAACTTCGAGGACGACCCGCTCGCAGCGACCCAGGAAGCAGCCAAGCGCGGCATTCAGGTCGATGTGATAGGACTCGGCTCGACAAAGGGCGCACTCATCCCCATAGGCCGTAACGGTCAATATCTGAAGGACGACTCGGGCAACCCCGTGACAACCCGTCTTGATGAAACGATGGCCCGCAAGATAGCCGAGGAAGGCGACGGCATATACGTGTCGGGAGCCGCGTCGACAGTAGTCAACGATGTCGACGAGCAGCTCAAGACTCTCGCCACCAGCAGCCTTGAGAAAATCAACTACACGGCAAGCGCCGAGCAATTCCCCGTATTTGCATGGATTGCGCTTGCATTTTTGATTCTTGACATATTCATGCTTGACCGAAAAGTGGGCTGGCTGAAAAAAATCAACTTCTTTAGCAAATAA